TCCTTTGACAAATATTTCAAAGAACGTGGCGAAAAGCCGGCGCAGCCTAACAGGTCAGTCCCAAGTGTCAAAAAATCATCTACAGCAGGTACGCTCTCCCCTTATCAGGGCACTTTTGATACTAAAATGAGCCAGCACCTGCTAAGACGGGCTGCTTTTGGGGGCTCTCCCGCAAAATTACAAGAATTTGAAGGTGCGTCGGTCGATGCCGCGATCAGCCAACTGGTTGTTGATGCGATCAATCGGCCGATGCCCACACCACCCCATTGGGTCAATGAAGGTTTGCCGCCAGATGGCTCCTCCGACGCTGTATATCAGGCCTATTTCGACAACAATGTAGAATGGGGCTTTTCATACAGCCAGCAATGGATTCTTGACCTGTATGAAGGCGGGCTACGTGAGCGGATGACCCTCTTTTGGTCTGATCATTTTGTGACCGAAATAGACGTCTATTTCTTTGCACCGATGGTGTACCGGTATCTCACACTTTTGCGAACCCATGCCCTGGGCAATTTCAAGCAAATGGTGTACGAGATTGGCATCGACCCGGCCATGCTGAATTACCTGAACGGAGATGTCAGCTACTGGTGGGCGCCCAACGAAAACTATGCGCGTGAACTGCTTGAACTCTTTACCATGGGGCAGTTCGACAAGAATGGCAACGAAAACTACACCCAGGAAGACATCACCGAACTCTCGCGTGCGCTCACCGGGTGGGGAATAGATTATTCAACCTACAACACATCTTTTGATCGAGGTTTACACGACTTCCTCAAGAAAACCATTTTTGGTGTTGAGGCGTCGTTTGACTACGAGCAGGTTATTGACCTGATTTTTGAGCAACGCAGCGAGCAAATAGCCTACTTCGTTTGCGCCAAATTATACGCTGCCTTTGTACAAGATGCACCAGATGATGATATCGTGCAGGGCCTGGCCGATATCTTTCTAGCCAACGACTTCGAAATTGCGCCTGTTGTTGAGGCGTTGTTGAAAAGTGAACATTTCTATGCTTCTGAATTTCGCGGGGCA
The genomic region above belongs to Bacteroidota bacterium and contains:
- a CDS encoding DUF1800 domain-containing protein, with product MRARKRAWPASFDKYFKERGEKPAQPNRSVPSVKKSSTAGTLSPYQGTFDTKMSQHLLRRAAFGGSPAKLQEFEGASVDAAISQLVVDAINRPMPTPPHWVNEGLPPDGSSDAVYQAYFDNNVEWGFSYSQQWILDLYEGGLRERMTLFWSDHFVTEIDVYFFAPMVYRYLTLLRTHALGNFKQMVYEIGIDPAMLNYLNGDVSYWWAPNENYARELLELFTMGQFDKNGNENYTQEDITELSRALTGWGIDYSTYNTSFDRGLHDFLKKTIFGVEASFDYEQVIDLIFEQRSEQIAYFVCAKLYAAFVQDAPDDDIVQGLADIFLANDFEIAPVVEALLKSEHFYASEFRGAKIKSPVDMMVGLMHETGVTRFADNAHEVMYWMLRDMGQQLLQPPNVAGWPGYRDWISTATLPNRWNTAHYLYVNVFTGNYVNLVPVAEKLIDPADPMLAFKLPALLAEHFVAVPPDQLGFEASGQDFAGDLVTYPIPQEILDAPAHVRDLAKIFLQGNPWYEWHMNHPAVVFILLDYLQFLTELPEYQLA